From Nerophis ophidion isolate RoL-2023_Sa linkage group LG15, RoL_Noph_v1.0, whole genome shotgun sequence, one genomic window encodes:
- the nell3 gene encoding uncharacterized protein nell3, protein MRDWKAVCQRTFIKHFVPSGLFLSCHPVKMLLPSSVLLILLASVRADICVGTHCSQTGDPRPCTGDHCPGSRSSRPARHLSTAAEVRPAACTDEDCVRPPASFNHTRDCKGLECRLPLRIRPRVRARACVGEGCLDGAASEESSPPGAEQLHPVHLADRAAQFLGDFPEFGHPSPEVVGAPLGVQLTCDVKPGENEVPSEDALILHLQLSKGQEKLVEALRAQQVLIRDLQQKLAEQQEALVSQQHRILEQQGRMYEQMDTVKAQYGLLVDTVKQVSFRGLQGELQSYFESHLAGLQSQARSHLQNAVHKADAKVMDVLGEAHMPRPLIGCPSACATEHFCDFQRDPPQCEKCTMCPPGFFLISQCSSTADTMCQDRDECLELPNICGERVKCLNTPGGFRCLGVSSREAEKGFCGQDYFFNQELQECQACSDCDGHAVVRSCTAVTDSVCAAPSESRLSQSWSASVLLPSARKSKGHVFPGLRLSLRSKERSDLLSGDGGQVTFLQHGLLWLDYNFAIKHSCRNFLQVGLRFNASQEEEGQDLSGVRIEQLEGKYFQGVSVSTGLEVEPNDTVSVLLRSPNQHCNQSKDVHVYDMTPPTFSLLWLSHDTGAVALTADLSLMAHYQTNYRPTFRITSVSDPYMVGLTHDSRGVRFTERGVVKFVLQQALYSMGQTCVREGFFLIAYASRNGTGQEAVQAFKTGVNYRDTSITLSGAMAVGGGDTLSFEITSPSQCNVRYFGDSTGISTLSLVWIPSSVSSTLTATVAKAGLPLGAVRNKPLTFQQLSPDSPHVRLARPGEPKKNFVFLQRGTANIALNLRLIHSCNIVKLTLQQSGGLGGPVAQQVSGHMPEGSEWSSVGLRASFQVENGTAIYVTLDCIRGRVNQITHEGATNISILWVAA, encoded by the exons ATGCGAGATTGGAAAGCAGTCTGCCAAAGAACTTTCATCAAGCATTTTGTTCCCAGTGGACTTTTTCTTTCATGTCATCCTGTCAAGATGTTGTTGCCATCATCGGTGCTGCTTATCCTGCTGGCGTCAGTGCGCGCTGACATCTGCGTTGGGACCCACTGCTCCCAGACCGGAGACCCGAGACCGTGCACCGGCGACCACTGCCCCGGCAGCAGGTCGTCTAGACCGGCGCGGCACTTGAGTACCGCAGCGGAAGTCCGTCCCGCAGCATGCACGGACGAGGACTGCGTGAGACCCCCCGCGTCCTTCAACCACACGCGGGATTGCAAGGGCTTGGAGTGCAGGCTCCCGCTGCGGATCAGACCCAGGGTCCGAGCGAGGGCATGCGTGGGAGAGGGCTGCTTGGACGGGGCTGCTTCCGAGGAGAGCTCGCCGCCTGGAGCCGAGCAGCTCCATCCGGTGCATCTGGCCGACAGAGCCGCGCAGTTTCTGGGAGACTTCCCCGAGTTTGGACATCCGTCGCCGGAAGTCGTTGGCGCGCCTCTGGGGGTCCAGCTCACTTGTGACGTCAAACCAG GTGAAAATGAGGTCCCTTCAGAGGACGCCCTCATCCTTCACCTCCAGCTGTCCAAGGGTCAGGAGAAGCTGGTGGAGGCCCTGCGGGCCCAGCAGGTGCTCATACGCGACCTGCAGCAGAAGCTCGCCGAGCAGCAGGAGGCACTCGTCTCCCAGCAGCACCGTATCCTGGAGCAGCAGGGGCGCATGTACGAGCAGATGGACACAGTGAAGGCGCAGTACGGTCTCCTGGTGGACACCGTCAAGCAGGTGTCCTTCCGGGGCCTGCAGGGGGAGCTGCAGAGCTACTTTGAGAGCCACCTGGCAGGTCTCCAGAGCCAGGCCCGCAGCCACCTGCAGAACGCCGTGCACAAAGCGGACGCCAAGGTGATGGACGTCCTCGGCGAGGCGCATATGCCTCGGCCCCTGATCGGCTGCCCCTCAGCCTGCGCGACGGAGCACTTCTGCGATTTTCAGCGAGACCCTCCGCAGTGTGAGAAGTGCACCATGTGTCCGCCTGGCTTCTTCCTCATCTCCCAGTGCTCCTCCACTGCAGACACCATGTGCCAG GACCGAGATGAGTGTCTGGAGTTACCAAACATCTGCGGCGAGCGAGTCAAGTGTCTCAACACGCCAG GAGGCTTCCGTTGTTTGGGCGTGTCGTCCAGAGAAGCTGAAAAAGGTTTCTGCGGCCAAGACTACTTTTTCAACCAGGAGCTTCAGGAGTGCCAAGCCTGCTCGGATTGCGACGGACACGCCGTCGTCCGTTCCTGCACGGCTGTAACCGACTCCGTCTGTGCCGCCCCCTCGGAAAGCCGCCTCTCCCAGTCCTGGAGCGCCAGCGTGTTGCTTCCGTCGGCCAGGAAGTCCAAAGGCCACGTCTTTCCTGGGCTACGACTGAGCCTGCGGAGCAAGGAGCGCAGTGACCTTCTGTCCGGCGATGGCGGCCAGGTGACGTTCTTGCAGCACGGCCTGCTGTGGCTCGATTACAACTTCGCCATCAAGCATAGCTGCCGCAACTTCCTCCAAGTGGGGTTGAGGTTTAACGCCAGCCAGGAGGAGGAGGGTCAGGACCTGAGCGGCGTGCGTATTGAGCAGCTTGAAGGGAAGTACTTCCAGGGGGTAAGCGTGAGCACCGGGCTGGAGGTGGAGCCTAACGACACGGTGAGCGTCCTCCTGAGGAGTCCCAATCAACACTGCAACCAGAGCAAGGATGTCCACGTCTACGACATGACCCCGCCCACCTTCAGCCTACTCTGGTTGTCACATGACACCGGCGCCGTAGCCTTGACTGCAGACTTGTCTCTCATGGCCCACTACCAAACCAATTACCGGCCGACCTTCCGCATAACGTCCGTCTCCGACCCCTACATGGTCGGCTTGACCCACGACAGCCGAGGCGTGCGCTTCACGGAGCGCGGCGTGGTCAAGTTTGTCCTCCAGCAGGCGCTCTACTCCATGGGACAAACCTGCGTCCGGGAAGGCTTCTTCTTGATCGCCTACGCCAGCCGCAACGGCACGGGCCAGGAGGCGGTGCAGGCCTTCAAGACTGGTGTCAACTACCGGGACACGTCCATCACGCTCTCCGGCGCCATGGCAGTGGGCGGCGGGGACACGCTCAGCTTCGAGATCACGTCGCCGTCACAGTGCAACGTCCGCTACTTCGGGGACAGCACCGGCATCAGCACGCTCAGCCTCGTCTGGATCCCCTCGTCGGTATCGTCCACGCTCACCGCCACCGTCGCCAAGGCAGGCCTGCCTCTCGGGGCAGTCCGGAACAAGCCGCTCACGTTCCAGCAGCTCTCGCCAGATTCCCCTCATGTGCGTTTGGCCCGCCCTGGCGAGCCCAAGAAGAACTTTGTGTTCCTCCAGCGAGGCACAGCTAACATCGCCCTGAACCTGAGGCTCATCCACTCGTGCAACATCGTTAAACTGACGCTGCAGCAAAGCGGAGGTCTGGGTGGTCCCGTGGCCCAGCAGGTTTCCGGACACATGCCGGAAGGGAGCGAGTGGTCCAGCGTGGGCTTGAGGGCCTCCTTCCAGGTTGAGAACGGCACCGCCATCTACGTCACGCTGGACTGCATCCGCGGACGCGTCAACCAGATCACGCACGAGGGCGCCACCAACATTTCCATCCTGTGGGTTGCTGCGTGA